A section of the Vespa velutina chromosome 6, iVesVel2.1, whole genome shotgun sequence genome encodes:
- the LOC124950144 gene encoding anaphase-promoting complex subunit 1 isoform X1, with protein MIAASDPVEYIPGGRQIYSKHPGSVINQQSLNNPSTPGENILLEKLSQVNISEKSFKEFWLIRDNDTCGEEELYCSGKVAIHSKGDQSTRVLETSYTCETDIKHALWCTFCTSIPDHLSRGKNHNNEEQLGETIGCICLLDSYTLRVFTENGEDYVSSLQFQVSAVWPTKYGILLEKAQIPKQNISETRYTSSETCKYPLQADANLPVAFSLMHPLDEICPLLIKHGNVSYMCESNQQIVFTSSEPSLAVIYDEKTGLHSVYKIRKALIEECQMVCRNNETTQSLFNFSTSASPLNIGSNMSANKNYSNKSHINMFGIVNPHLSNVGGGYGIPNSPFGSRGTSYTTTGSCGQSPSQVQQQHSRSQSPMATISRCQSPTHSGFSPLLGIPNTIINHHSRLHQMVMGTTLNHTQNSPAGNGSSIQLQDAITPSKPLYPEICLDHLWTENVGVPKDILPGRASKVLLTSDFVGQSYLGYLVPTRSQFFLVRLEKTNKQQHIIFGMVTSIIAKDAVSLPSLHMIAIIDSSNSIVLYSGTTCVGKLHVSSILPNLTCKYFVSNINHKLGSPFPRRSSLISQNCGNSHEIRFEEALHLLSPVGGTCAQPPILLENSVLDLNLVGLKDAVGNKITLEYGNKSYFRITLPTCSTSPLVTKCLKTLRSVLQKDLAMQLLVKWYGARNAPGPQDFSPVQEWYLFLVVLFTLLGYDVEKLQLIQNNEKDQFTERNSPMVVPKKQKTSDNGSNDDWMYVINSIKSKNSQSFISDILGLTKFSNTHDTLSSKNAELKTTGRINCQAILFSYLPLILFSLHLLYEELKLDCVMSESLPLLAQLLYQLSTDLKFDTYAHHYFLDFPMLHYLKKTVSQISDTDLQKITTPNYISLKPPDIFKTLNNLLIGANVVPFPYIYHVNPRARNIVYLTTLVANENKTDKLEMDKFVKLIIPAGSRVDFQESRNKFDRDMPKKLQQPTIENIVLLYYEMGMKKEDLETLPPGVSLILKDVMHRCRERPPSNWPANVYELVDRQDLAALGTHLNSLHMNDPNDNDGKNYLTKDLDQDDGMEFDDNILKLRFNKDHRVAEVRRLLNSSKPVRIAIIQRPDVSDHEFIEEQERHLHALCTRTMALPVARGMFTLRTSTPIITEQLPIPRLCLTGKAPPRGTTVELAHIDVPPNMNLWPLFHNGVAAGLRIHPNASNIDSTWIVYNKQQQGEFGIEHSGFLMALGLNGHLKNLAPFSMYEYLVECHEATSVGLLLGLSATHRATMDVSMTKLLSLHVETLLPPTSIELNVPQNVQVAALMGVGLVYQGTAHRHISHALLSEIGRPPGPEMKNCVDRESYSLTAGLALGLVVLGCGGATDLASIPDTLHYYMVGGHVRPFTGAQKDKYKSPSYQIREGDSINIDVTSPGATLALGLMYFNTGNRAVAEWMQAPDTQYLLDFVRPDFLLLRILAKSLILWNEIQPTKSWVSNHVPNIVYKYRLQKPTPGITQNVDLETMNQAYCNIIAGACMALGLKYAGTANKNAFRTLFNYAQMFTALSHKTIAELAGKSTIETCLNVILLSTAVVMAGTGDLEIMRICRHVRTRVGPTSSVVTYGSHLATHMALGLLFLGGGRYTLSNNPSAIAALVISLFPKFPTHSNDNRYHLQALRHLYVLAVEPRVILPRDIDSGQYCYATVQLTFVDDNETQGQEMVLQAPCLLPQLSSLQKIELKDTRYWEIIFEKNYNWQQFEDMLKRSDSLSVKQRAGCLSYIEDPHGFRSLIAQTLTTEKTFAWTIRPEYITSFTNDKTVLNIVKYFMQVFKKEKRNYEGNMKVILHGNTSKTKHDYFSKNLNNVTSTISSNWNEQSEHSQGMEITEMSSALKNINYVPETEETCYGITEFEQNFLQTFAVIVYECVIKDKVGLLPSWVSMVKNMEILEKQPNSFSIWQIKLLSSQMLHKLSLKESNPLLSAETILAIKQKVSLTLDGWENELIPIIKHYLTTGIIECDLKTLSKMSTYFIFYDVPYYTDNKIFLRPFQQEEMSTISSITLYKLYKIFKTN; from the exons ATGATTGCCGCCTCAGATCCGGTG GAATATATTCCTGGTGGACgtcaaatttattcaaaacatCCTGGGTCAGTAATAAATCAACAGTCATTAAATAATCCATCTACGCCAggagaaaatattctattggAAAAACTCAGTCAAGTTAATATATCAGAAAAATCTTTT aaaGAGTTCTGGTTAATACGTGACAATGATACGTgtggagaagaagaattataTTGCTCTGGAAAAGTTGCAATTCATTCAAAGGGTGATCAATCCACTCGTGTACTTGAAACTTCATATACTTGTGAAACTGACATAAAACATGCATTATGGTGTACTTTTTGTACAAGTATACCAGATCATTTATCAAGAgggaaaaatcataataatgaagagCAATTAGGTGAAACAATAGGATGTATTTGTTTACTAGATTCCTATACTCTTAGAGTTTTTACAGAAAATGGTGAAGACTATGTGTCTAGTTTACAATTTcag GTTTCTGCTGTTTGGCCAACAAAGTATGGTATTTTACTTGAAAAAGCACAAATTCCTAAGCAAAACATTTCTGAAACAAG GTATACTTCATCAGAAACATGTAAATATCCATTGCAAGCTGATGCCAATTTACCTGTAGCATTTTCACTCATGCATCCTTTGGATGAAATATGTCCACTACTTATTAAGCATG GAAATGTATCATATATGTGTGAATCAAATCAGCAGATTGTCTTTACTAGTTCTGAACCATCATTGGCTGTAATATATGATGAAAAAACTGGATTACATTCTGTGTATAAAATACGGAAAGCTTTGATAGAAGAATGTCAGATGGTTTGTAGAAACAATGAAACAACACAaagtttattcaatttttcaacAAGTGCATCACCATTAAATATTGGTAGTAATATGTCAGCTAATAAGAACTATTCTAATAAAAgtcatataaatatgtttg gCATAGTTAATCCACATTTAAGTAATGTTGGAGGTGGATATGGCATACCAAATAGTCCTTTTGGATCTCGAGGTACTTCATACACTACAACAGGTTCATGTGGTCAATCTCCTTCGCAAGTGCAGCAACAACATTCACGTTCTCAAAGCCCAATGGCTACCATTTCACGTTGTCAATCTCCAACACATTCAGGATTCTCTCCCTTACTTGGAATACctaatacaattataaatcatCATTCACGATTACATCAAATGGTTATGGGAACTACACTAAATCACACACAAAATAGTCCTGCTGGTAATGGTAGTAGCATTCAGCTTCAAGATGCTATTACTCCAAGTAAACCTTTATATCCCGAAATATGTCTTGATCATCTATGGACAGAAAATGTAGGAGTTCCAAA GGATATACTACCAGGACGAGCATCTAAAGTTCTTCTAACATCTGATTTCGTTGGTCAAAGTTATTTAGGATATTTAGTACCAACTAGATCACAATTCTTTTTAGTTCGATTGGAAAAAACTAATAAACAACAACACATTATTTTTGGAATGGTTACAAGTATAATAGCAAAAGATGCAGTTAGTTTGCCA aGTTTACATATGATAGCAATCATTGATTCATCAAATAGTATAGTATTATACTCAGGCACAACATGTGTAGGGAAACTACATGTATCAAGCATTCTTCCAAATCttacatgtaaatattttgtgTCAAATATTAATCACAAGCTCGGTTCTCCGTTTCCACGACGAAGTTCTTTAATTTCGCAAAATTGTGGAAATTCCCATGAAATCAGATTTGAAGAAGCTCTACATCTGTTGAGTCCAGTCGGTGGAACCTGTGCACAACCACCAATTTTGTTAGAAAATTCTGTGCTAGATCTAAATCTTGTTGGTCTGAAAGATGCAGTGGGTAATAAAATTACTCTAGAATATggtaataaaagttatttccGAATTACGTTACCGACTTGTAGTACATCTCCATTAG tTACCAAATGTTTAAAAACATTGCGTAGTGTGTTACAAAAAGACCTTGCAATGCAATTATTAGTAAAGTGGTATGGAGCTCGGAACGCACCAGGTCCACAAGATTTTTCTCCAGTACAAGAATGGTATCTCTTTCTTGtagttttatttactttattggGATATGACgttgaaaaattacaattaatacaaaataatgaaaaagatcaaTTTACTGAACGGAACAGTCCAATGGTTGTtccaaaaaaacaaaagaccAGTGATAATGGATCCAATGATGATTGGATGTAcgtaataaattctattaaatctaaaaattcTCAAAGTTTTATTTCTGATATACTAGGATTgacaaaattttctaatacacATGATACATTATCTTCAAAAAATGCTGAATTAAAGACTACAGGAAGAATAAATTGTCaagcaattttattttcatatcttcCTCTTATTCTATTCTCATtgcatttattatatgaagaattaaaattagattGTGTAATGTCAGAAAGCTTACCATTACTTGCTCagttattatatcaattaagcACAGACTTAAAGTTTGATACTTATgctcatcattattttcttgattttccaATGCtacattatttaaagaaaacagTATCTCAAATAAGTGATACAGATCTACAGAAAATAACTACACCAAATTATATCAGCTTAAAGCCACCAGATATATTCAAAACGTTAAATAACTTACTAATTGGTGCAAATGTAGTACCATTTccgtatatatatcatgtaaaCCCTCGAGCAAGAAACATAGTATATTTAACTACACTAGTAgcaaatgaaaacaaaactGATAAACTAGAAATggataaatttgtaaaattgataataccAGCTGGAAGTCGTGTAGATTTCCAAGAAAGCAGGAATAAATTTGATAGAGATATGCCAAAAAAATTACAACAACCAACAATAGAAAACAttgtgttattatattatgaaatgg gaatgaagaaagaagatttagAAACTTTACCACCAGGagtatctttaatattaaaggATGTTATGCACAGATGTAGAGAACGTCCACCATCTAATTGGCCGGCGAATGTATATGAATTAGTAGATCGTCAAGATTTGGCTGCATTAGGTAcacatttaaattcattacATATGAACGATcctaatgataatgatggaAAGAACTATCTGACTAAAGATCTGGATCAAGATGATGGAATGGAATTTGatgataat atattaaaactCAGATTTAATAAGGACCATAGAGTGGCTGAAGTACGGCGATTACTTAACTCATCAAAACCTGTAAGAATAGCAATAATACAACGGCCTGATGTGAGTGATCACGAATTTatagaagaacaagaaagacaTTTGCATGCTCTGTGTACAAGAACAATGGCTCTTCCTGTTGCAAGAGGCATGTTTACACTTAGGACTTCAACTCCTATAATTACTGAACAATTACCAATTCCTCGGCTTTGTTTAACAG gTAAAGCACCTCCTCGTGGAACAACAGTAGAATTGGCCCACATAGATGTGCCACCAAACATGAATTTGTGGCCTCTATTTCATAATGGAGTAGCTGCTGGTCTTCGCATTCATCCAAATGCTTCAAACATTGATTCAACTTGGATTGTATACAATAAACAACAGCAAGGCGAATTTGGCATTGAACATTCAGGATTTTTAATGGCACTTGGTTTGAATGGTCATTTAAAGAATTTAGCACCGTTTAGTATGTACGAATATCTTGTTGAATGTCACGAAGCAACTAGTGTTGGTCTTTTGCTTGGCTTATCTGCGACACATCGAGCTACAATGGATGTGTCAATGAcaaaattattgtcattacaTGTTGAAACCTTATTGCCACCAACAAGCATAGAGTTAAATGTTCCACAAAATGTTCAAGTAGCTGCATTAATGGGAGTTGGTTTGGTATATCAAGGAACTGCTCACAGACATATATCACATGCTTTATTATCAGAAATtg gaAGACCACCTGGTccagaaatgaaaaattgcgTTGATCGAGAATCGTATTCTTTAACGGCAGGTTTAGCATTAGGATTAGTTGTACTTGGGTGTGGTGGTGCTACTGATCTTGCTAGTATACCTGATACTTTACATTATTACATGGTTGGTGGACATGTACGGCCTTTTACTGGAGCACAAAAGGATAAGTACAAATCACCAAG TTATCAAATACGTGAAGGAGATTCTATCAATATTGATGTAACAAGTCCTGGTGCAACATTAGCTTTAGGCCTTATGTACTTCAATACAGGAAATCGAGCTGTAGCTGAATGGATGCAAGCACCAGATACACAGTACTTACTTGATTTTGTGAGGCCAGATTTTCTGCTATTAAGAATATTGgctaaatcattaattttatggAATGAAATTCAACCAACTAAATCATGGGTTTCTAATCATGTGCCcaatatcgtttataaatatagattacAAAAGCCCACACCAGGAATTACCCAAAATGTAGATCTAGAAACTATGAA tCAAGCATACTGTAATATTATAGCAGGAGCTTGTATGGCTTTAGGACTGAAATATGCTGGAACTGCAAACAAAAATGCATTTAgaactttatttaattatgctCAAATGTTTACAGCATTATCTCATAAAACAATTGCGGAGTTAGCAGGAAAATCTACTATAGAAACATGTTTAAATGTGATTTTACTTTCCACTGCTGTTGTCATGGCAGGAACAGGTGATTTAGAG atTATGAGAATATGTAGACACGTAAGAACAAGAGTAGGACCTACTAGTAGCGTTGTTACATATGGTTCTCATCTAGCAACACATATGGCTCTTGGTCTTCTTTTCCTTGGTGGTGGTAGATATACTCTTTCAAACAATCCTAGTGCTATAGCTGCTCTAgtgatttctctttttccaaaatttcCAACACATAGCAATGATAACAG ATATCATCTACAAGCTTTGCGACATTTATACGTTCTAGCTGTTGAACCACGTGTAATTTTACCAAGAGATATAGACAGTGGACAATACTGTTATGCTACAGTACAGTTGACATTTGTTGATGACAATGAAACTCAGGGACAAGAAATGGTTCTTCAAGCTCCATGTTTGTTACCACAATTAAGCAGTttacaaaaaatagaattaaaagacACCCGATACTGGGAAatcatatttgaaaaaaattacaattggCAACAATTTGAAGATATGTTGAAGAGAAGTGATTCTTTAAGCGTTAAACAAAGGGCTGGATGTTTATCATATATAGAAGATCctcat gGTTTCAGAAGTTTAATAGCACAAACTTTAACAACAGAAAAAACTTTTGCATGGACTATACGCCCAGAATATATAACATCATTTACAAACGATAAAACAGTATTAAATATAGTAAAGTATTTTATgcaagtatttaaaaaagaaaaaagaaattatgaagGAAATATGAAAGTCATTTTACATGGAAATACAAGTAAAACAAAACACGATTATTTCtctaaaaatttaaataatgtaactTCAACAATAAGCAGTAATTGGAATGAACAATCAGAACATTCTCAAGGAATGGAAATTACAGAAATGTCATctgcattaaaaaatattaattatgttccTGAAACAGAAGAAACTTGCTATGGAATAACAGAgtttgaacaaaattttttacaaacatTTGCAGTAATTGTTTACGAATgtgttattaaagataaagttGGACTTTTACCATCATGGGTAAGCATGGTTAAAAATATggaaattttagaaaaacaaCCGAATAGTTTTTCAATATGGCAAATAAAGCTTTTATCTTCACAAATGTTACATAAGTTATCTTTGAAAGAATCAAATCCACTTCTTAGTGCAGAGACTATACTTGCaattaaacaaaaagtatCACTTACTTTAGATGGATGGGAAAatg aattaatacctataataaaacattatttaacaACTGGAATCATTGAATGTGATTTAAAAACATTATCGAAAATGagtacatatttcattttttatgatGTACCTTATTatacagataataaaatattct tGAGACCATTTCAACAAGAAGAAATGTCTACAATATCAAGCATCACATTGTACAAGTTgtataaaatctttaaaaccAATTAA